In Morococcus cerebrosus, a single genomic region encodes these proteins:
- a CDS encoding M16 family metallopeptidase has translation MLSRYVFLSACLLSCATFAQTLSQTLPNGLKIIVKEDRRAPVAVSQIWYKVGSVDEKPGKSGLSHALEHMMFKGTPSVPSGEYSSRIARLGGDDNAYTNRSETVYYANIASANLPEVLKLEADRMHNLNFSDKEFANEMNVIREERRQRTEDDADGKMWEQIYLNSFTLPSMKASVIGYMEDLHTLRADDLRAWYKQFYAPNNAVLVIVGDVDAKQTLRTAAGLFGKIPRKSLPERNNLKAEPVKRAPSFAQASSPVTRQPLAAISWRVPSLSRLDDKLPYALDVLTDVLAGNTSSRLDKNLVRDKQSALSANAHYDLLSREMPLFGVFGMPAENVSAETLLTQMKSEIKDIADNGISKEELDRIKAQALAGEIYARDSMVSQASLMGRLEARGFKYSDEAAIRRRIQAVTAEEVQKAAQMLTDDRSSTVIIMPESAPPAPADYTAVKKPEKQ, from the coding sequence ATGCTGAGCCGTTATGTTTTTTTATCTGCCTGCCTCCTCTCTTGCGCCACCTTCGCACAAACCTTGTCCCAAACCCTGCCCAACGGTCTGAAAATCATCGTCAAAGAAGACCGCCGCGCACCTGTCGCCGTTTCCCAGATTTGGTACAAAGTCGGCAGCGTGGATGAGAAACCGGGCAAAAGCGGATTAAGCCACGCCTTAGAACACATGATGTTCAAAGGTACGCCTTCCGTACCATCAGGCGAATACAGCAGCCGCATCGCCCGTTTGGGCGGCGATGACAATGCCTATACCAACCGCAGCGAAACGGTATATTACGCCAATATCGCCTCTGCCAACTTGCCCGAAGTCCTCAAACTTGAAGCCGACCGGATGCACAACCTCAATTTCAGCGATAAAGAGTTCGCTAACGAAATGAACGTTATCCGAGAAGAACGCCGCCAGCGTACAGAAGACGATGCCGACGGGAAGATGTGGGAACAAATCTACCTGAACAGCTTCACCCTGCCCTCCATGAAAGCCTCCGTTATCGGCTATATGGAAGACCTGCACACCTTGCGTGCCGACGATTTGCGTGCTTGGTACAAACAATTTTACGCACCCAATAATGCCGTTTTGGTCATCGTCGGCGATGTCGATGCCAAACAGACCCTGCGCACGGCGGCAGGATTGTTCGGCAAAATACCGCGTAAATCTTTGCCTGAACGGAACAACCTGAAAGCCGAACCGGTCAAACGCGCACCTTCCTTTGCCCAAGCTTCCTCTCCCGTTACCCGTCAACCGTTGGCTGCCATCAGCTGGCGCGTTCCCTCCCTCTCCCGCCTTGACGACAAGCTGCCTTACGCCTTGGATGTACTGACCGACGTTTTGGCGGGCAATACCTCCAGCCGTTTGGACAAAAACCTCGTGCGAGACAAACAAAGTGCGTTAAGCGCAAATGCCCATTACGACCTGCTCAGCCGCGAAATGCCGCTTTTCGGCGTATTTGGAATGCCTGCTGAAAACGTATCCGCCGAGACCCTGCTTACGCAGATGAAGTCCGAAATCAAAGACATCGCCGACAACGGCATCAGCAAAGAAGAGCTCGACCGCATCAAAGCACAGGCATTGGCGGGCGAAATCTACGCGCGCGACTCCATGGTTTCACAAGCTTCGCTGATGGGTCGTTTGGAAGCACGCGGGTTCAAATATTCCGATGAAGCCGCAATCCGCCGCCGCATACAGGCCGTAACCGCCGAAGAAGTACAAAAAGCCGCACAAATGCTGACGGACGACCGTTCAAGTACCGTCATCATCATGCCGGAATCCGCCCCTCCCGCACCGGCAGACTATACGGCAGTAAAAAAGCCTGAAAAACAATGA